A single region of the Corallococcus silvisoli genome encodes:
- a CDS encoding bestrophin family protein, whose amino-acid sequence MVEYDPHRWWSYFHYLRGSMVREIVGRVLLCVVWAVAVVAFSQNVRNVGVAPTVHTLSGMALSLLLVFRTNASYDRFWEGRKLWGGIVNETRNLLRAAEVFLGPTPLFAPLVRWTATFPFATAAWLRGQQRHLGSQADLLPPSDVQQTLAGQHVPLAVARRMTAVLDEGRKQGLYPEYVQMQLDQNVQLLIDYLGGCERIHKTPMPFAYMVHLRRALILYCFTLPFALVDTFGWVTVLATFLVAYVFFGIEEIGVEIEDPFGVDDNDLPLDSICQGIQSTLLAFLPEPPLKAHDDSAT is encoded by the coding sequence ATGGTTGAGTATGACCCGCATCGCTGGTGGAGCTACTTCCACTACCTCCGTGGTTCGATGGTGAGGGAAATCGTCGGCCGGGTGTTGTTGTGCGTCGTCTGGGCGGTCGCGGTGGTGGCCTTCTCCCAGAACGTGCGAAACGTGGGCGTCGCCCCGACGGTGCACACGCTCTCGGGCATGGCGCTGAGCCTGCTGCTCGTGTTCCGCACCAACGCCTCCTATGACCGCTTCTGGGAGGGCCGAAAGCTGTGGGGCGGCATCGTCAATGAGACGCGCAACCTGCTGCGTGCGGCGGAGGTCTTCCTGGGCCCCACGCCGCTCTTCGCGCCGCTGGTGCGCTGGACCGCGACGTTCCCCTTCGCCACCGCCGCGTGGCTGCGCGGCCAGCAGCGGCACCTGGGGAGCCAGGCGGACCTGCTGCCCCCGTCCGACGTCCAACAGACGCTGGCGGGCCAGCACGTGCCCCTGGCGGTGGCCCGCAGGATGACGGCCGTGTTGGACGAAGGACGAAAGCAGGGGCTGTATCCGGAGTACGTGCAGATGCAGCTCGACCAGAACGTGCAGCTGCTCATTGACTACCTGGGCGGGTGCGAGCGCATCCACAAGACCCCCATGCCCTTCGCGTACATGGTGCACCTGCGCCGCGCGCTCATCCTCTACTGCTTCACCCTGCCCTTCGCGCTGGTGGACACCTTCGGCTGGGTGACGGTGCTGGCCACCTTCCTCGTGGCGTATGTCTTCTTCGGCATCGAGGAGATTGGCGTCGAAATCGAAGACCCCTTCGGCGTCGACGACAACGACCTGCCGCTCGACAGCATCTGCCAGGGCATCCAGTCCACCTTGCTGGCGTTCCTGCCGGAGCCTCCCCTGAAAGCCCATGACGACTCCGCCACCTGA
- a CDS encoding patatin-like phospholipase family protein, which translates to MRRHPTLLLTFLLATASGCSFLRTDIVLDTLNAPSNPADAPTRVPAVERVAGLTYAQLTDAYVDTGRAGTWMEALGASPDVVLDMTACLVQRAGGDTASCYENDARTGFVDRVVKASAWGVPLPVQSFSVAAPSEEEVDAERFLSNAMGIGPSLAALQQTLQVPLPREVLAQGIQQGAASAAAYVRARTWRRDLRRPTNAVVLSGGGANGAFSAGAIWRLLGILEQCRGKPAPEGCGDARIDLAAGTSTGALISTLVDLFHTPGQEANARRLLMGNYTCTVESDLYCVNSTWLWNLADDTRGLVRFDGMYTKLDQVVHPGMFHNGTELVSVSVDFQTGDVFGVSDQDPADFKAGATDAERKRGMTRAIVASIVEPVLSDPVTRLPSASGHRTGTYYDGGVRSGLPLLQAVQRGAERVLVISTGAPTPAPANDPKNAVDVLLRTIELFSAQPRVAEVQQAELLAVTRRLGEYNVCTLRGATEDFCRRKGPGFQPPTLVAPEPGQAVWMGAARFDQVATSWRSAWMFKPESGLETASGYAFSPEVMQPLFVAGVESFQKRCREVMGLFGVQGTLAAHECARQVEEVADEARDALPSVAQCRANKPARRTCD; encoded by the coding sequence ATGCGCCGTCACCCCACGCTCCTGTTGACGTTCCTCCTCGCCACGGCGAGCGGTTGCAGCTTCCTGCGGACGGACATCGTGTTGGACACGCTCAACGCGCCCTCCAATCCCGCGGACGCGCCCACGCGGGTGCCGGCGGTGGAGCGCGTGGCGGGGCTGACGTACGCGCAGTTGACGGACGCGTACGTGGACACCGGGCGCGCGGGCACGTGGATGGAGGCGCTGGGCGCCTCGCCGGACGTGGTGCTGGACATGACGGCCTGTCTCGTCCAGCGCGCCGGAGGCGACACGGCGTCCTGCTATGAGAATGACGCGCGCACGGGCTTCGTCGACCGGGTGGTGAAGGCGTCGGCGTGGGGCGTGCCGCTGCCGGTGCAGTCCTTCTCCGTGGCGGCGCCGTCCGAGGAAGAGGTGGACGCGGAGCGCTTCCTCTCGAACGCGATGGGCATCGGGCCGTCGCTGGCGGCGTTGCAGCAGACGCTGCAGGTGCCGCTGCCGCGCGAGGTGCTCGCGCAGGGCATCCAGCAGGGCGCGGCGTCCGCGGCGGCCTACGTGCGGGCGCGGACGTGGCGCAGGGACCTGCGGCGGCCCACCAACGCGGTGGTGTTGAGCGGCGGCGGGGCCAACGGCGCGTTCAGCGCGGGGGCCATCTGGCGGCTGCTGGGCATCCTGGAGCAGTGCCGGGGCAAGCCCGCGCCGGAGGGGTGCGGGGACGCGCGCATCGACCTGGCGGCGGGGACGAGCACGGGCGCGCTCATCAGCACGCTGGTGGACCTGTTCCACACGCCGGGCCAGGAGGCGAACGCGCGCCGGCTGTTGATGGGCAACTACACGTGCACGGTGGAGTCGGACCTGTACTGCGTGAACTCCACGTGGCTGTGGAACCTGGCGGACGACACGCGGGGCCTGGTGCGCTTCGACGGCATGTACACGAAGCTGGATCAGGTGGTCCACCCGGGGATGTTCCACAACGGCACGGAGCTGGTGTCGGTGTCGGTGGACTTCCAGACGGGCGACGTGTTCGGGGTGAGCGACCAGGACCCCGCGGACTTCAAGGCGGGGGCGACGGACGCGGAGCGCAAGCGGGGGATGACCCGGGCCATCGTGGCGTCCATCGTGGAGCCGGTGCTGTCGGATCCCGTCACCCGGCTGCCGTCGGCGTCGGGTCATCGCACGGGGACGTATTACGACGGCGGGGTGCGCTCGGGGCTGCCGCTGCTGCAGGCGGTGCAGCGCGGGGCGGAGCGGGTGCTGGTGATCTCGACGGGCGCCCCGACGCCGGCTCCGGCGAATGACCCGAAGAACGCGGTGGACGTGCTGCTGCGCACGATTGAGCTGTTCTCGGCGCAGCCGCGGGTGGCGGAGGTGCAGCAGGCGGAGCTGCTCGCGGTGACGCGGCGGCTGGGCGAGTACAACGTCTGCACGCTGCGCGGCGCGACGGAGGACTTCTGCCGCCGCAAGGGCCCGGGCTTCCAGCCGCCGACGCTGGTGGCGCCGGAGCCGGGGCAGGCGGTGTGGATGGGGGCGGCGCGCTTCGACCAGGTGGCGACCAGCTGGCGCAGCGCGTGGATGTTCAAGCCGGAGTCGGGGCTGGAGACGGCGAGCGGCTACGCGTTCTCGCCGGAGGTCATGCAGCCGCTCTTCGTGGCCGGGGTGGAGTCGTTCCAGAAGCGGTGCCGCGAGGTGATGGGCCTGTTCGGCGTCCAGGGCACGCTGGCGGCGCACGAGTGCGCGCGTCAGGTGGAGGAGGTGGCGGACGAGGCGCGCGACGCGCTCCCGTCCGTGGCGCAGTGCCGCGCGAACAAGCCGGCGCGCCGCACGTGTGACTGA
- a CDS encoding DUF6068 family protein — protein sequence MHRTSFRPFLLCAALALGTSCESMKPRATSPANGTTATEQPDVAPPPIAVAQQEDAGTVSSVTSASPWQRARVGDRVEYAFSAHRGRPGAERGAGVAGHVSLEVVAVQAPWAWLTVTFTDDQGKPLPHPRLSQPRVLPMRMEQTQPWDTEHRGQRSTEQTTAAGRDWDAQRFLDDRRPSDGPLENRLYATKPGPLYLTHGLLDASTTLSGFGVSGSQQLTLVSFRQGTDAVGALPALERPWGPGTWYDVRQDVSGTPSVRRVCLGAERGFLLRKEATGPTGDAPCANFLEAEATPLEEALLTTVSEAIRLPRQWPPVAAGTPPARRETFTVGQHPIPAVVFEAPLGEGLERRAQVATYAAEPWGAALHGLADEARFTALSETVFRAPAKGPRVAEDGASLAGWGRWVVDGGK from the coding sequence ATGCACCGCACTTCCTTCAGGCCCTTCCTCCTGTGCGCCGCGCTCGCGCTGGGAACCAGCTGCGAGAGCATGAAGCCTCGCGCGACGTCCCCCGCCAATGGCACCACCGCCACCGAGCAGCCCGACGTCGCGCCACCGCCCATCGCTGTCGCGCAGCAGGAGGACGCGGGGACTGTCTCCTCCGTCACCAGCGCCTCGCCATGGCAGCGCGCCCGCGTGGGCGACCGCGTGGAGTATGCCTTCTCCGCCCACCGGGGCCGTCCCGGCGCGGAGCGCGGCGCGGGCGTGGCCGGCCACGTCAGCCTGGAGGTGGTCGCCGTCCAGGCCCCGTGGGCATGGCTCACCGTCACGTTCACGGATGATCAGGGCAAGCCCCTGCCCCACCCGCGCCTGTCCCAGCCCCGCGTCCTGCCCATGCGCATGGAGCAGACACAACCCTGGGACACCGAACACCGGGGCCAGCGCTCCACCGAACAGACCACCGCCGCCGGACGCGACTGGGACGCGCAGCGCTTCCTGGACGACCGCCGCCCCAGCGACGGCCCTCTCGAGAACCGCCTCTATGCCACGAAGCCGGGGCCGCTCTACCTCACCCACGGCCTGCTCGATGCCAGCACCACCCTCTCCGGCTTCGGCGTGAGCGGCAGCCAGCAGCTCACGCTCGTGTCCTTCCGCCAGGGCACCGACGCCGTGGGCGCCCTCCCCGCGCTCGAGCGGCCCTGGGGCCCCGGCACTTGGTACGACGTGCGCCAGGACGTCTCCGGCACGCCCTCCGTGCGCCGCGTCTGCCTGGGCGCCGAGCGCGGCTTCCTCCTGCGCAAGGAAGCGACCGGCCCCACCGGCGACGCCCCGTGCGCGAACTTCCTGGAGGCCGAAGCCACGCCCCTGGAAGAGGCCCTGCTCACCACCGTCAGCGAGGCCATCCGCCTGCCGCGGCAGTGGCCCCCCGTCGCCGCTGGCACCCCGCCGGCGCGCCGCGAGACCTTCACCGTGGGCCAGCACCCCATCCCCGCCGTCGTCTTCGAAGCCCCCCTGGGAGAGGGCCTCGAGCGCCGCGCGCAGGTCGCCACCTACGCCGCCGAACCGTGGGGCGCCGCGCTCCACGGGCTCGCGGATGAAGCCCGCTTCACCGCGCTGTCGGAGACCGTCTTCCGCGCCCCAGCCAAGGGCCCGCGCGTCGCCGAGGATGGCGCCTCGCTGGCGGGCTGGGGGCGGTGGGTCGTGGACGGCGGGAAGTAG